Sequence from the Methanofastidiosum sp. genome:
ATTTTCCATTTATCATCTGGATACTTCAATAGTGGTATTGTAATATCGCTCACGAATTATCGTTATGGATAATCATTGTCTTTCATGTGGGTTATCCAGTAAATACTAATTTTGTTAACTACTATATATAGTTTTCGGTTAATAATGATAAACAATACTTCTTTTAGATTTCCATAAAGTATTACCAATTATAAACTTTATTAACAATGCACAACGATAATTTTTTAAGAATAGAAAAGATAGTACAATCATGTTACTGGTATTTGAATCCCAAATTGATGATCCTGAAGAGTTAATTCGTATATTAAAAAATAATGGGGCAGATGCTATTTTTGATGCAAGTAAAACTTTTGGGCCTAATCATATTTCTATGGCATTGTATCAAACAATTGAAGCATTTAAAAATAAATCAAACTTTGCGGAGGACTTTTCCCTTGAATATTTAATCAGATTATCTGGAGAAAAACAAATATCAAAAGCTTTAACTTTTGGAATAAAAAAAGGATTTAATCGAATAGGGATTATATCTGATGAGGAAAATAAAGACAAAATTATTCATATTTTAGGCCAGCCAGTTAAACCTGGTGAATATGATAAAGATTTCATAATAGAGTATTTTGAAATAAAAGATATCAATAATCAAATAGAAACTGAAAAGCAAATATTTGAAAAGATTGCATTGCTTAATACAAAAATATAGAATAATAAAAATTAATTATTATAACATTGATAATTAATTTAGTCAACAGTAGTAACTAATAATTTTAAGAATATTTAAACTAATATAACAAGATTTTTAAATTGTATTATCCAAGTGATAATGTGGCCATTGACCAGATACTTTCGATGTCTTTCAGATTAATTGATGAAATCTCAGTTATGGTTACAATTATAGCGGTATTGGTAAGCTCGATAAAGAATTTTAGATCAATTGTTGTTGACAAAGATTTCAATATAAAAAATCAAATTATAATGATACTACTATTTGGTACATTTTCTATTTATGCTAATTATGGCGGAATTAAACTATCTTCAGGCGCCATAGTTAACGTAAGAGATATTGGTCCTTTATTTGCGGGATTAGTCGGAGGGCCAGTTATAGGGCTTGGTGCAGGATTAATAGGTGGCATTAACAGATATTTTGCAGGTGGCTTTACTGCAGTTCCCTGTTCTATTGCCACTATTTCTGCAGGCTTAATAGGTGGAATAATATATTTGATTAATAAAAAAGAGTACGTAGGAACTTACAAAGCAGTTATTATTGCTATTCTTGTTCAAATGTATCACATGGGCATTACTTTGATTCTTGCAAAGCCATATTCACTTGCCTTGGAAACAGTAGAAACAGTTATTGTGCCAATGATAATTGGAAATGCGTTAGGCATAGGTATTTTTTCTCTTATAATTGGGGGTTTAATTCAAGATAAAAAGAAAATCAAAAAGCTTGAAGAAGACATAGAAATTATTACGGCAAAGGATGAGCAACTTATATAATATTTATTAAAACAGCGGGCCTGATGGGATTTGAACCCACGTTCTTCGGGTCCGAAGCCCGACGCCATATCCACTAGACCACAGGCCCCTAATAAAAAAATTGATATTGGGAACTTATAAATATATTCGAAATCCTTAAATATTTGATTAAAATAAGCAATATAGACTCTTTTAGGAGAGAAAAATAATGCCCAAAAGACGCAAAGTATCAAGGCCTTTTAAATACAAGCCGATTAGTGTAAAAGACCTTTTAGTGGAGATGAAAGATATCTCTGAACTGATGGTTGATTTAGCCTATTCTTCAATTCTTTTTAAAAATAAAGAAATTGCAGAGGACGTTACGGAACTTGAGAGTAGAATGGATGAACTAAATTACAGGATAAGGATAACGGCGATGCTTGCTGCAAGAACAGTTGACGATGCAGAAAGAATTTCTGCAGTTCTACAATTTGCTTCTGCTTCTGAAAAAATATCAAATGCTGCAGGAGATTTATCAAATATTATCTTAAGGGATATGAAGGTACATCCCATTGTCTACGAAGCTCTTGAAGATGCTGAAGAACAAATAGAAAAATTTGAAGTGACGCCTAAATCAAAACTGTCTCACA
This genomic interval carries:
- a CDS encoding potassium channel protein translates to MPKRRKVSRPFKYKPISVKDLLVEMKDISELMVDLAYSSILFKNKEIAEDVTELESRMDELNYRIRITAMLAARTVDDAERISAVLQFASASEKISNAAGDLSNIILRDMKVHPIVYEALEDAEEQIEKFEVTPKSKLSHMTLKKAELGSKIGTYIIAVKRKESIKYNPTKGFVIKEGDILIARGSNTGLEILKSICSGIKIKW